TATCGTTCTCGACACGGTTCGAAAGGACACGTTCGACGAGAGCGCACCACGACTCCGGGAGGCGTCGGGAACCTCGTTCGAGCAGGCTCGTGCTGCAAGCTCGTGGAGTGTGCCGAGCCATACGAGTATTTTCACTGGGCAATTGCCCCACCAGCACGGTATCCACGCAGAGAGCTTCGACTCGTCATTTAGCTTCTCGACGATCGATGAGAACGACACGTTCCTCGGCGATCTTTCAGGTTATCGAAAGATCGGATTAAGTGCGAACTCGTATCTGAATCGGGTGTTCGGCTTCGACTCGTTCTTCGACGAGTACGAAGATTTCTCGATCGGTTCGCATGTTCACGAAAGTCTGTTCACAGATGGGTTGGTGATTCGGGAGTTCTTGGCAGAGTCCGACGAGCCAAACGCCGCAAAACGATATTTGGATTTTCTTCGAGCTTGCTTCGACCACGACAAACCGCTGAAGAGCGTCGCTAACGGTGTTTGGTCACAGATCGGTCCAACGGTGAAACGGCTGCCCGTCCCCGAGGTTGTCGACGACGGTGCAAAGAACATCGCGCGCACAGCACACGATCGAGCGACAGAAGACAGCGAGCCATTCTTCCTATTTGCGAACATGATGGACGCCCATACGCCGCTTCGGAATCTGATCCAGTTCGATCAATCGCTGCACTCGGTTCCGAACGACTGGAGTTCGAACGAGTTCGACAAATGGGAGTTGAACAAGGATGGCGCGGCGACAGATGAGTACACACGCAATTACCGACAGCTGTACGCTGCTGCCGTTGAGTATCTCGATCGTGTGATATCCGGATTAATCGACGATATTCAACGATCTACGGCCCGCGAAAC
The nucleotide sequence above comes from Halocatena marina. Encoded proteins:
- a CDS encoding sulfatase-like hydrolase/transferase, translating into MRNVVLIVLDTVRKDTFDESAPRLREASGTSFEQARAASSWSVPSHTSIFTGQLPHQHGIHAESFDSSFSFSTIDENDTFLGDLSGYRKIGLSANSYLNRVFGFDSFFDEYEDFSIGSHVHESLFTDGLVIREFLAESDEPNAAKRYLDFLRACFDHDKPLKSVANGVWSQIGPTVKRLPVPEVVDDGAKNIARTAHDRATEDSEPFFLFANMMDAHTPLRNLIQFDQSLHSVPNDWSSNEFDKWELNKDGAATDEYTRNYRQLYAAAVEYLDRVISGLIDDIQRSTARETTFVIISDHGHNLGYDSDDELFHHTGSMTEGIMHTPCEIINPPDGYPETVTEYFSHLQLSELIVRLAHEEPFDDALTAEWIPAETIGLLGTDPTWGKEFTDDEFTYWNRMIRCVYHDDTKIEWNSLGECYEYELDSNRPSRQQLLTDDIAPKSEATALFEESLVEYKQQAAADEQDLAFDESVENQLRELGYL